In Chamaesiphon minutus PCC 6605, a genomic segment contains:
- a CDS encoding DUF302 domain-containing protein, whose amino-acid sequence MSYYFSKTLHISFDRAIAKVTESLQQSGFGILTEIDVQATMMKKLKIDMQSYKILGACNPAFAYQALQIEDKIGTMLPCNVVVQQTENGVEIAAIDPVASMQAVENPTLKEISEQVRVKLEEAIDRLED is encoded by the coding sequence ATGAGCTACTACTTTAGTAAAACTTTGCATATTTCTTTCGATCGAGCTATTGCAAAAGTGACCGAAAGTTTGCAGCAATCGGGGTTTGGTATCCTTACCGAAATTGATGTCCAAGCCACGATGATGAAGAAACTGAAAATAGATATGCAGAGCTACAAAATTCTGGGTGCTTGCAATCCAGCCTTTGCTTATCAGGCATTGCAAATAGAAGATAAAATCGGCACGATGTTGCCTTGCAATGTAGTTGTGCAACAGACAGAAAACGGAGTCGAAATTGCAGCGATCGATCCTGTCGCATCGATGCAGGCAGTTGAAAATCCAACACTCAAAGAGATTTCCGAACAGGTAAGAGTCAAGCTCGAAGAAGCGATCGATCGTCTAGAAGATTGA
- a CDS encoding DUF2933 domain-containing protein: MHQHGSNQPQPDDNGLPPRFSVPIKIVLLVSVGIIVYFLVTEHWAHLGGYFPLSLLLIFVIMHLFMHGGHGGHGGNNGDNRRISGREDRPNWGHGGHGNNDPPR; the protein is encoded by the coding sequence ATGCATCAACATGGTTCAAATCAGCCGCAGCCCGACGACAATGGGCTGCCACCTCGTTTCAGCGTGCCGATTAAAATCGTGCTCCTTGTCTCAGTCGGAATTATTGTGTACTTTTTAGTTACAGAACATTGGGCACATTTAGGCGGCTATTTCCCACTTTCGTTGCTACTCATCTTTGTAATCATGCACTTATTCATGCACGGCGGACATGGGGGGCATGGCGGTAATAACGGTGACAATCGGAGAATCTCTGGTAGAGAAGATCGACCAAATTGGGGACATGGGGGACATGGTAACAATGACCCACCTCGCTGA
- a CDS encoding methyltransferase family protein, translating to MSNVPAYGLWGLVIINSLIFIIFALSFTKPRNARDWRSFGAFSAFIVALFTEMYGFPLTLYLLSGWLQTRYPGFNIFSHDAGHLWGTLLGWKGDPHWNPIHLLSSVLIFGGLYYLGSAWEVLYKAQRSRTLAVSGPYATIRHPQYVAFIIIMFGFLLQWPTLLTLIMFPILVAMYIHLAHQEERDALAEFGEEYTRYAAATPAFNPWGRRTTPRKLTRSQEPHHDP from the coding sequence ATGAGTAACGTTCCTGCTTACGGACTGTGGGGATTAGTAATTATTAATTCTTTGATATTTATCATCTTTGCCTTGAGTTTTACCAAGCCGCGTAACGCTAGAGATTGGCGATCTTTCGGGGCATTCTCAGCGTTCATCGTGGCTTTGTTCACAGAAATGTATGGGTTCCCCTTAACACTTTACCTACTCTCAGGCTGGCTGCAAACCCGCTATCCAGGCTTCAACATCTTTTCCCACGATGCCGGACATCTGTGGGGGACATTACTGGGATGGAAAGGCGATCCGCATTGGAATCCGATTCACCTTTTGAGTAGCGTGTTAATTTTTGGAGGACTGTATTACTTAGGCAGTGCTTGGGAAGTTCTGTATAAAGCTCAACGCAGTCGTACATTGGCGGTTTCCGGCCCCTATGCCACAATTCGCCATCCGCAGTATGTCGCCTTCATTATCATCATGTTTGGCTTTTTACTGCAATGGCCCACTCTGTTGACGTTGATTATGTTCCCGATTTTGGTTGCGATGTACATCCATTTAGCACACCAAGAAGAACGCGATGCTCTAGCCGAATTTGGTGAGGAGTATACCCGTTATGCCGCAGCAACCCCCGCGTTTAACCCGTGGGGTCGTCGCACTACTCCCAGAAAACTAACTCGTTCACAGGAGCCTCATCATGACCCATAG
- a CDS encoding DUF5676 family membrane protein produces the protein MTHSNYHSEESRVRSYSVMRLSVRSLVLTTIFVYILCVLFIAFAPRVATILFGYTLHADLINIVRSVGWDSLITGLCVWSVGNGLYAVFMAQIYNRLVS, from the coding sequence ATGACCCATAGTAATTATCACAGCGAAGAAAGTCGGGTTCGGAGTTATTCAGTCATGAGATTGAGTGTACGATCTCTAGTCCTCACCACAATCTTCGTCTACATACTTTGTGTGCTGTTTATTGCCTTTGCCCCACGAGTTGCAACAATTTTGTTTGGCTATACTCTTCATGCCGATCTAATTAATATTGTCCGCAGCGTCGGCTGGGATAGTTTAATTACGGGTCTTTGCGTTTGGTCTGTGGGCAACGGATTATATGCGGTATTTATGGCTCAGATTTACAACCGTCTTGTGTCTTGA
- a CDS encoding DUF1269 domain-containing protein — translation MSDLIVIGFPDEFKADEVLIDLRRLELDYLIDLEDAAIVVRNQDGKVRVKQSQELVASGALSGGFWGLLIGLMFLQPLLGILGAAVGALSGALTDIGIDDNFIRDLGNTIEPGTSALFILVTKSTPDKVLEDLSKFEGKVLRTSLSHVDEAKLQAALTKSAAG, via the coding sequence ATGAGCGATCTAATTGTAATTGGCTTTCCAGATGAATTTAAGGCAGATGAAGTATTAATCGATCTCCGCCGACTCGAACTGGACTATTTAATCGATCTAGAAGATGCAGCAATTGTCGTCAGAAATCAAGACGGGAAAGTCAGAGTTAAACAATCTCAAGAACTTGTCGCTTCTGGCGCATTAAGTGGCGGCTTCTGGGGCTTATTAATCGGCTTAATGTTCCTTCAGCCGTTGCTGGGAATTCTTGGTGCAGCGGTGGGTGCCCTTTCCGGTGCTCTAACGGATATCGGCATTGATGACAACTTTATTCGAGATCTGGGTAACACGATCGAGCCTGGTACCTCTGCCCTCTTTATCTTAGTGACAAAATCGACTCCTGATAAGGTTTTGGAAGATTTGAGCAAGTTTGAGGGAAAAGTCCTCCGCACTTCTTTATCCCATGTCGATGAGGCAAAACTTCAGGCGGCTCTTACAAAAAGTGCAGCAGGGTAA
- a CDS encoding heavy-metal-associated domain-containing protein, producing the protein MKLQLKVPNMSCGGCVSTITDAIKTVDANATVQADPQTKTVSVETQSPEATIKAAMAKVGYRPN; encoded by the coding sequence ATGAAACTCCAATTAAAAGTTCCCAATATGAGCTGTGGTGGTTGTGTCAGTACCATCACTGACGCGATTAAAACAGTCGATGCTAATGCGACCGTTCAGGCCGACCCCCAAACTAAGACTGTATCGGTAGAAACTCAATCTCCTGAAGCAACAATTAAGGCAGCGATGGCTAAGGTTGGTTATCGCCCTAATTAA
- a CDS encoding phytoene desaturase family protein: MKPDYLIIGSGLSALTFGALMANSGKTVQILEAHEHPGGFGHTFTMAKKYTFNAQFHYVWSCGEGQTVNQVLKKLGLDKEVTFERYDPEGFDHMRMPGYKMDIPSEPEELIQRLSALFPAHSDRIRQFVNEVEKTGAGLKIVAPPIDPVELLKHPQAAFSAISNVNSTLQDVFDKFQLPQAAQTLLALQWLDFLLPPNQLSFFAWVALFRGYQAGAFYPTQHFEDVINSLVKVIESHGGEVLLNHEITNFQVTDKTVTGVQAMDLTTHQTAEFTGNTVICNIDPQRAAKMIGSEKFSQKVRRKLDYDYSASNYMAYCVVKDLDLRDYGFGKWNLSHTGHEDLNEAFAQMYDRHDYSNPSFAITTPTLMTTASRDCPEDCQIVEFLTVANYDYFKQLRESDPKAYRQKKQEILDSILDVVEKHYVPNFRQHMVFDITGSPTTNERYCWCPEGNSYGSILTPRNVGLGRLNHETSLNQFYFCNASSGYPGFAGTVWTGAILYQRLSGDVILDD, from the coding sequence ATGAAACCAGATTACCTGATTATCGGCAGTGGTTTGTCAGCATTGACCTTTGGTGCTCTGATGGCAAACTCTGGTAAGACTGTCCAAATCCTCGAAGCTCACGAGCATCCAGGCGGCTTTGGTCATACATTTACGATGGCTAAAAAGTATACGTTTAACGCTCAATTTCACTACGTTTGGAGCTGTGGTGAAGGGCAAACCGTCAACCAAGTACTCAAAAAACTGGGCTTAGATAAGGAAGTAACTTTTGAGCGGTACGATCCAGAAGGTTTCGACCACATGCGAATGCCTGGATACAAAATGGATATTCCATCGGAACCAGAGGAATTAATTCAGCGATTATCTGCACTATTTCCGGCACATAGCGATCGAATTCGCCAATTTGTTAACGAAGTCGAGAAAACTGGTGCAGGCTTAAAAATAGTTGCTCCGCCGATCGATCCTGTCGAACTACTCAAGCATCCCCAGGCAGCGTTCAGTGCCATCTCGAACGTCAACAGTACGCTTCAGGATGTATTTGACAAATTCCAGCTTCCTCAAGCCGCACAAACCCTTTTAGCTCTGCAATGGCTGGACTTTTTACTACCGCCAAATCAACTCTCCTTCTTTGCTTGGGTCGCATTATTCAGGGGCTATCAAGCAGGTGCGTTTTACCCAACTCAGCATTTTGAGGATGTAATTAATTCCTTGGTTAAGGTCATCGAATCGCATGGAGGAGAGGTACTGCTAAACCATGAGATTACAAATTTTCAAGTCACAGATAAAACGGTGACGGGAGTTCAGGCGATGGATCTCACCACCCATCAAACCGCTGAATTTACAGGTAATACTGTGATTTGCAATATCGATCCTCAACGAGCCGCGAAGATGATTGGGTCAGAAAAGTTCTCCCAAAAGGTGCGCCGAAAACTCGACTATGACTATTCGGCATCTAACTACATGGCTTATTGTGTCGTCAAAGATCTCGACCTTCGCGACTATGGATTTGGTAAGTGGAATCTGTCGCATACCGGACATGAAGATCTTAATGAAGCCTTCGCGCAAATGTACGATCGCCATGACTATTCTAATCCCAGTTTTGCCATCACCACCCCCACTTTGATGACAACAGCGAGTCGGGATTGTCCTGAAGACTGCCAGATTGTCGAATTCCTCACCGTTGCTAATTATGACTACTTTAAACAATTGCGGGAGAGCGATCCCAAAGCTTACAGGCAGAAAAAGCAAGAGATTTTAGATTCGATCCTCGATGTTGTGGAGAAACATTATGTCCCGAATTTCAGGCAACACATGGTCTTCGATATTACAGGCAGCCCGACTACCAATGAACGCTATTGCTGGTGTCCAGAAGGGAATTCTTACGGTTCCATTCTGACCCCACGCAATGTAGGTTTAGGGCGATTGAATCACGAAACTTCTCTCAACCAGTTCTATTTCTGTAATGCCTCATCTGGCTATCCAGGCTTTGCTGGCACAGTTTGGACGGGAGCAATACTGTATCAACGATTATCCGGCGACGTGATTTTAGACGACTAA
- a CDS encoding FAD-dependent oxidoreductase, protein MRIAVIGSGASGMATAYLLDKQGHHVTVFERQPILGGHIRTLNKNVKPNQSACDEVLEAGVLEFPTVFYNFIALMQDLGVEVEPVNIGSAMFLKDGDHFLSAVTIEKNFAGLHGLIEKLRLDAIYARSVGLWLRTQFANLPDLANRPLSEYLKGFEIRDTWLKLVVMYSYSIPFELINDFPAELAIPTLRDYLAVNWVRVKGGVYTYIEKILERFKGEIVLNVEIDRIVRSPDGVKIMRSTGEIQEFDKVVFATPPDQVMALLADPTEAETKRFSAWKANYATTLVHRDTSVYARHGITQPSEFDFFQKPDGRWGYNGCLNQLCGITTPEHNFLSFQLEELIAPDRIIHTQEHHTPMYTTESFRYRDEVVETNGENNTYHAGAYLGDGLHEGAIASAFRVAQLVGSALVLSH, encoded by the coding sequence ATGAGAATTGCTGTAATTGGAAGTGGAGCTAGTGGCATGGCTACAGCCTATCTACTCGATAAACAAGGGCATCATGTCACCGTGTTTGAACGACAGCCCATCCTCGGCGGACATATTCGGACGTTGAACAAGAACGTCAAACCCAACCAGTCCGCTTGTGATGAGGTATTGGAAGCTGGAGTGCTCGAATTTCCAACTGTGTTTTACAACTTTATCGCGCTGATGCAAGATCTAGGTGTGGAAGTAGAACCCGTCAATATTGGTTCGGCGATGTTTCTCAAGGATGGCGACCACTTTCTATCGGCAGTAACGATCGAAAAGAACTTCGCAGGTCTCCACGGGCTGATTGAAAAGTTACGCCTTGATGCCATCTATGCCCGTTCCGTTGGATTGTGGTTGAGAACGCAATTTGCTAACTTGCCAGATCTCGCCAATCGTCCGCTTTCAGAATACTTGAAAGGCTTTGAGATCCGCGATACCTGGCTGAAGTTGGTGGTGATGTATAGCTATTCGATCCCATTTGAACTAATTAATGATTTTCCCGCAGAGTTGGCGATTCCTACTTTACGCGACTATCTCGCTGTCAACTGGGTCAGGGTTAAGGGCGGCGTTTATACTTACATTGAAAAAATCCTGGAGCGATTTAAGGGTGAGATCGTGCTCAATGTCGAGATCGATCGAATTGTCCGAAGTCCTGATGGTGTCAAAATCATGCGCTCTACAGGTGAAATTCAGGAGTTCGATAAAGTCGTGTTCGCTACGCCCCCCGACCAAGTAATGGCGTTATTAGCCGACCCGACGGAGGCTGAAACTAAACGGTTTTCTGCCTGGAAAGCCAACTATGCAACGACTTTAGTTCATCGAGATACTTCTGTCTACGCCCGTCACGGCATCACCCAACCCTCAGAATTTGATTTTTTCCAAAAGCCAGACGGTCGCTGGGGTTATAACGGCTGCTTGAATCAGCTTTGTGGAATTACAACACCAGAGCATAATTTTTTATCGTTCCAATTAGAGGAATTGATTGCACCCGATCGCATTATTCACACTCAGGAACATCACACGCCGATGTATACCACTGAATCTTTTCGATATCGGGATGAAGTAGTTGAGACTAACGGCGAGAACAATACCTACCATGCGGGAGCTTATCTAGGAGATGGCTTGCATGAAGGAGCGATCGCCTCTGCTTTTCGAGTCGCTCAACTGGTTGGTTCAGCCTTAGTTCTATCCCATTGA
- the cfa gene encoding cyclopropane fatty acyl phospholipid synthase gives MLINLVKPKFHSHIQDMLASADIQTNGDRPWDLQIHNPDVYQRILREGLLGLGESYVEGWWDCPNLDEFFTKIFRSNLYNLVDRDLATVLETAKAKLWNMQSLNRSFQIGKHHYDLGNELYQLMLDSRMTYTCGYWKTAQNLEDAQAAKLDLICQKLQLKKGMTLLDIGCGWGSLMKYAAEKYEVSCVGLTVSQEQIKLGEELCKGLPVKFILQDYRQFDEQFDRVASVGMIEHVGHKNYRVFMEKVNCCLKNNGLFLLHTIGSNYTEFYIDRWINKYIFPNALLPSAAQICASAEKIFVVEDWHNFGQYYDPTLMAWWHNFDNNWGQLADKYGDEFYRMWKYYLLMSAGAFRSRHIQVWQIMFSKNGILGGYPTVR, from the coding sequence ATGCTAATCAACTTAGTTAAACCCAAATTTCACAGCCATATTCAGGATATGTTAGCCTCAGCCGACATTCAAACTAATGGCGATCGTCCTTGGGATCTGCAAATCCACAACCCTGATGTTTATCAAAGAATCTTGAGAGAAGGATTGCTGGGACTGGGTGAATCTTACGTAGAAGGATGGTGGGATTGCCCAAATCTAGATGAGTTTTTTACTAAAATTTTCCGCTCGAACCTCTACAATCTAGTCGATCGCGATCTAGCTACAGTGCTAGAAACTGCCAAAGCAAAACTTTGGAACATGCAGAGCCTGAACCGGAGTTTTCAGATTGGCAAACACCATTACGACTTGGGAAACGAACTTTATCAACTCATGCTTGATTCCAGAATGACCTATACCTGCGGCTACTGGAAAACAGCTCAGAACTTGGAGGATGCTCAAGCAGCAAAGTTAGATTTAATTTGTCAAAAACTACAGCTTAAAAAAGGTATGACGCTATTAGATATTGGATGTGGTTGGGGCAGTCTGATGAAATATGCTGCCGAAAAGTATGAGGTATCTTGTGTTGGGCTAACGGTTTCCCAAGAACAGATAAAATTAGGAGAAGAACTATGTAAAGGCTTACCAGTAAAGTTCATTTTACAAGATTATCGTCAGTTTGATGAGCAATTCGATCGAGTTGCATCTGTAGGAATGATCGAACACGTTGGGCATAAAAACTATCGTGTGTTTATGGAAAAAGTTAACTGTTGTCTTAAGAATAATGGATTATTTTTATTGCATACGATTGGTAGTAATTATACCGAATTCTATATAGATAGGTGGATTAATAAATACATTTTCCCAAACGCATTATTACCTTCGGCTGCTCAGATTTGTGCATCTGCCGAGAAAATATTTGTAGTAGAAGATTGGCATAATTTTGGCCAATATTACGATCCGACTTTAATGGCTTGGTGGCATAATTTTGATAATAACTGGGGACAATTAGCAGATAAATATGGAGATGAGTTTTACAGGATGTGGAAATATTATTTATTAATGTCGGCAGGAGCTTTTAGATCGAGACATATTCAAGTTTGGCAAATTATGTTTTCCAAAAATGGAATTCTTGGTGGATATCCGACAGTGAGATGA
- a CDS encoding fatty acid desaturase produces the protein MTLSIDREPDTVLSPKLKLKQIVQSLPKSVFVKDNNQAWLMVIKTIVAVTLGMAAIAVAPWYLLPLAWVFTGTAMTGCFVIGHDCAHRSFSTSRKVNDLVGHLFMLTLIYPFHGWRYGHNHHHKHTNKMDVDNAWQPWRPEDYKAAPTWLQVFYQAMRGRLWWLASLPHWALVHFNWRKFPAGKTRDDVKFSALVVIIVAAVMFPVMIGTVGIWGFVKFWLLPWLVYHFWMSTFTIVHHTAADIPFTPEGEWNEAIAQLSGTVHCDYPRWVEFLCHDINVHVPHHISTAIPSYRLRQAHAIIKANWGEYIKERKFTWEMMKDITDKCHLYEQNEFYQTFREFDAKDN, from the coding sequence ATGACATTATCGATCGATCGCGAGCCAGACACCGTGCTGTCCCCGAAGCTCAAACTCAAACAGATCGTCCAATCTTTACCAAAATCAGTTTTTGTTAAAGACAATAATCAAGCTTGGCTGATGGTCATCAAAACTATCGTCGCAGTGACGCTAGGTATGGCGGCAATCGCTGTTGCGCCTTGGTACCTTTTACCCCTGGCGTGGGTATTTACAGGTACGGCAATGACTGGTTGCTTTGTCATCGGTCATGACTGTGCCCACCGTTCCTTCTCAACAAGTCGGAAAGTCAACGATCTCGTCGGTCATCTGTTCATGTTGACCCTGATTTATCCCTTCCACGGTTGGCGATACGGGCACAATCATCACCACAAGCACACCAACAAAATGGATGTGGATAATGCGTGGCAACCGTGGCGACCTGAAGACTACAAGGCAGCTCCAACTTGGCTGCAAGTATTCTATCAAGCCATGCGCGGTCGGTTATGGTGGTTGGCATCACTGCCCCATTGGGCACTAGTTCACTTTAACTGGCGCAAGTTTCCAGCAGGCAAAACCAGAGATGATGTCAAATTCTCAGCTTTGGTGGTGATTATCGTTGCCGCAGTTATGTTCCCAGTCATGATTGGGACGGTTGGCATCTGGGGCTTCGTTAAGTTTTGGTTGCTACCCTGGCTGGTATATCATTTCTGGATGAGTACCTTCACGATCGTCCACCATACAGCAGCAGATATTCCGTTTACACCTGAAGGTGAATGGAACGAAGCGATCGCGCAACTATCTGGTACGGTGCATTGTGACTACCCTCGCTGGGTGGAATTCCTCTGTCACGATATCAACGTTCACGTTCCCCATCATATTTCGACAGCGATTCCTTCTTACCGACTGCGGCAAGCTCACGCGATTATCAAAGCTAATTGGGGTGAATATATCAAAGAACGTAAGTTCACTTGGGAAATGATGAAAGATATTACCGATAAATGTCATCTCTATGAACAGAATGAATTTTATCAAACCTTTCGTGAGTTTGACGCTAAGGATAATTAG